The Streptomyces camelliae genome window below encodes:
- a CDS encoding helix-turn-helix domain-containing protein yields MAAATEARGTELGRYLKARRAQVRPEDVGLPAGAGLRRTPGLRREELAALAGVSVDYYIRLERGRETNPSPAVVDALGRALRLRGDAYERLHELAELASGRMSELPACSDHTVRDSVLRLLESVRPLPAYVVSRYNLLLAANPPGRRLLPGLWDWPQHQRNLTRYLFLHPVGRTLYEPWEETVALSVAHLRAVAGADPDDPELTALVGELLLKSPEFARLWERYDVCERGGGQKVFRHPKTGRMTLTYEVMRLARTGDQRMVVYQAAPGTPDEQAMLRLDPADTHPAPTPMGHPTLAPAN; encoded by the coding sequence ATGGCAGCAGCGACGGAGGCACGGGGCACCGAACTCGGCAGATATCTGAAGGCCCGCAGGGCGCAGGTGCGACCGGAGGACGTCGGCCTCCCGGCCGGCGCGGGTCTGCGCCGCACCCCCGGACTGCGCCGGGAGGAGCTGGCCGCGCTGGCCGGGGTGAGCGTGGACTACTACATCCGCCTGGAGCGCGGCCGGGAGACCAACCCCTCGCCGGCCGTCGTGGACGCCCTCGGCCGCGCCCTGCGTCTGCGCGGGGACGCCTACGAGCGCCTGCACGAGCTGGCGGAGCTGGCCTCCGGCCGGATGTCCGAGCTGCCGGCCTGCTCGGACCACACCGTCCGCGACTCGGTGCTGCGGCTGCTGGAGTCGGTGCGTCCACTGCCGGCCTACGTGGTGAGCCGGTACAACCTCCTACTGGCCGCGAACCCGCCGGGCCGTCGGCTGCTGCCCGGGCTCTGGGACTGGCCCCAGCACCAGCGCAACCTGACCCGCTATCTCTTCCTCCACCCGGTCGGGCGGACGCTCTACGAGCCGTGGGAGGAGACGGTCGCGTTGTCGGTGGCGCATCTGCGGGCGGTCGCGGGCGCCGACCCGGACGACCCCGAGCTGACCGCGCTCGTCGGCGAACTGCTGCTGAAATCACCCGAGTTCGCGCGACTGTGGGAGCGCTACGACGTATGCGAGCGCGGCGGCGGGCAGAAGGTCTTCCGGCATCCGAAGACCGGACGGATGACCCTCACCTACGAGGTCATGCGACTGGCCCGGACCGGCGACCAGCGGATGGTGGTGTACCAGGCAGCCCCCGGCACCCCGGACGAACAGGCCATGCTCCGCCTGGACCCGGCGGACACCCACCCGGCCCCGACCCCCATGGGCCATCCGACCCTGGCCCCCGCGAACTGA
- a CDS encoding LacI family DNA-binding transcriptional regulator, whose protein sequence is MASIKDVAAAAGVSVATVSRVLNAHPSVSADARTRVLAAVEALGYRPNAVARSLRTDQTHTLGLVISDVLNPYFTELARSVEEEARALGYSVIIGNADERPEIQDHHVRNLLDRRIDGLLISPTDGGSPLMLDAARAGTPMVFVDRWIPGFDVPVVRADGRAAVRDLVAHLHSLGHRRLAIIAGPAATTTGSERVEAFRAALAEYGLELPDAYIGQGDFQAESGRRATEGFLDLPEPPDVVFAADNLMALGALDAVRARGLRVPDDIALAAFDDIPWFVHTDPPVTAIAQPTGELGRAAVRALVDRIEGRTPRSVTLPARLVVRRSCGEPPTPATDPVESPSPVQRSTS, encoded by the coding sequence TTGGCGAGTATCAAGGATGTCGCCGCCGCGGCCGGGGTGTCCGTGGCCACGGTGTCGCGTGTCCTGAATGCGCATCCGTCGGTCAGTGCGGACGCACGCACGCGTGTGCTGGCCGCCGTCGAAGCGCTCGGGTATCGGCCGAACGCCGTGGCCCGGTCGCTGCGGACCGACCAGACGCACACCCTCGGGCTCGTCATCAGCGACGTACTGAACCCTTACTTCACCGAGCTGGCTCGCTCCGTCGAGGAGGAGGCCAGGGCGCTCGGGTACAGCGTGATCATCGGGAACGCCGACGAGCGGCCCGAGATCCAGGATCATCACGTGCGGAATCTGCTGGACCGGCGGATCGACGGGCTGCTCATCTCCCCCACCGACGGCGGGTCACCGCTCATGCTCGACGCCGCCCGCGCCGGGACGCCGATGGTGTTCGTGGACCGGTGGATCCCGGGCTTCGACGTGCCTGTCGTACGGGCTGACGGGCGAGCCGCCGTACGGGATCTGGTCGCGCATCTGCACTCCCTCGGGCACCGGCGGCTCGCGATCATCGCCGGGCCCGCCGCCACCACGACCGGCAGTGAGCGCGTCGAGGCCTTCCGGGCCGCGCTGGCCGAGTACGGGCTTGAGCTTCCCGACGCCTACATAGGCCAGGGCGACTTCCAGGCCGAGAGCGGGCGGCGGGCGACCGAGGGGTTCCTGGATCTTCCCGAGCCGCCGGACGTCGTCTTCGCCGCCGACAACCTCATGGCACTCGGCGCCCTGGACGCCGTACGCGCGCGTGGGCTGCGCGTTCCGGACGACATCGCGCTGGCCGCGTTCGACGACATCCCCTGGTTCGTGCACACCGATCCGCCCGTCACCGCGATCGCCCAGCCGACCGGTGAGCTCGGGCGGGCCGCCGTACGGGCCCTCGTCGACCGGATCGAAGGGCGGACGCCCCGGTCCGTCACCCTGCCCGCCCGGCTCGTCGTACGCCGCTCGTGCGGTGAGCCGCCCACCCCCGCCACCGACCCGGTGGAGTCCCCCTCCCCAGTGCAAAGGAGCACGTCGTGA
- a CDS encoding ATP-binding protein has translation MPETWDYTLQIPNDLRAVTVCRRTLRLILTLHGLTGLVEVAELLATELVSNAVRHTKGPAALRVRRSPEGMVWIGAWDTNPVPPDPPRALEQVGELEEGRGLGLVVACAEVWGWQPSARFGNTGKFVWCELVAA, from the coding sequence ATGCCCGAAACCTGGGACTACACCCTCCAGATCCCCAACGACCTGAGAGCGGTCACGGTGTGCCGCCGCACCCTGCGCCTGATCCTCACCCTGCACGGCCTGACCGGACTCGTGGAGGTCGCCGAACTCCTCGCCACGGAGCTGGTCTCCAACGCCGTACGACACACCAAGGGACCCGCCGCCCTCAGGGTCCGCCGTTCCCCAGAGGGCATGGTGTGGATCGGCGCGTGGGACACCAACCCGGTACCGCCCGACCCGCCGCGTGCGCTGGAGCAGGTCGGGGAGTTGGAGGAGGGGCGGGGGCTGGGGCTGGTCGTGGCGTGCGCGGAGGTGTGGGGCTGGCAGCCGTCTGCGCGGTTCGGCAACACGGGCAAGTTCGTGTGGTGCGAACTTGTGGCCGCCTAG
- a CDS encoding helix-turn-helix domain-containing protein has translation MVKRREPTARQMRLATELRRLREAAGLNSRQAAALLGVAPAQITHIESALAGVSEQRLLRLASHYACTDEEFIDALVAMATDRTHGWWEEYRGLLPTSFLDLSELEHHARFLRHVAILYVPGLLQTEDYSRAVFSSRLPELTAEELELRIQHRKARQEFAIPYEAVIHEAALRIRVSDRATSRAQLTRLLELSEADHITVRVIPFDLDGFAMASSTMTYVGGPLAKLDTVVRDALHGSAFIDSEAQLNTYRTSFHKVEAASLDPGQSREFIHSLAKEL, from the coding sequence ATGGTGAAGAGGCGCGAACCAACGGCACGTCAGATGCGACTGGCAACCGAACTGCGCAGACTCCGTGAGGCTGCGGGTCTCAACTCCCGCCAGGCGGCGGCGCTCCTCGGCGTGGCCCCCGCCCAGATCACCCATATCGAGTCCGCCCTCGCGGGTGTGAGCGAGCAGCGACTCCTTCGCCTCGCCTCCCACTACGCCTGCACCGACGAGGAGTTCATCGACGCCCTGGTGGCGATGGCCACCGACCGGACACACGGCTGGTGGGAGGAGTACCGGGGCTTGCTGCCCACGTCGTTCCTGGACCTGTCCGAGCTGGAACACCACGCTCGGTTCCTCCGCCACGTGGCAATCCTGTACGTACCGGGCCTGCTCCAGACCGAGGACTACTCGCGTGCCGTCTTCTCGTCCAGGCTGCCGGAACTGACCGCTGAAGAACTTGAGTTGCGTATCCAGCACCGCAAGGCGCGCCAGGAGTTCGCCATCCCCTACGAAGCGGTGATCCACGAGGCAGCGCTTCGGATCAGAGTCAGTGACCGCGCCACCTCAAGGGCCCAGCTCACCCGGCTCCTGGAGCTCTCCGAAGCGGATCACATCACCGTGCGCGTCATCCCCTTCGACCTGGATGGCTTCGCCATGGCCTCCAGCACGATGACGTACGTGGGCGGCCCCCTCGCCAAGCTGGACACCGTGGTCCGTGACGCGCTGCACGGCTCGGCCTTCATCGATTCCGAGGCTCAGCTCAACACCTATCGAACGAGCTTCCATAAGGTGGAAGCCGCGTCACTGGACCCTGGACAGTCGCGTGAATTCATCCACAGCCTGGCGAAGGAGCTGTAG
- a CDS encoding MFS transporter: MITIDVSAVNIALPSIRDSLSGGMAGLQWVVDAYTLMFAALMLSAGAIADRAGARRAYGWGVALFTLASLGCALAPGIGLLVAARVAQGGAAAVVMPASLALIRQAYDDARERARAIALWTVGGSVAMAAGPVLGGLLTESAGWRAVFLLNLPVGAVILGLLVRVPRSARRPAALDGGGQLTAVLALAGLAFTVIEGGHLGWTSLPVLIAAVLAVASGFAFHAVESRHRQPMVPLAILTDRRVAVPLAVGFAVNAAFYGGIFLLGLYYQQLRGMSGTAAGLMFVPMSAVVTATNLLSPRLAERIGRRPVIVTGQLVFTVAMLAMLPLAAHTPLWLVLLLLLPLSIGGALAVPALTALLIDVVPGDRAGTASGLLNSLRQTGGALAVALFGGLLSGPGGGFSLPGMRLGLVAVAALLLVTAALARLLLPRD; this comes from the coding sequence GTGATCACCATCGACGTGTCGGCCGTGAACATCGCCCTGCCCTCGATCCGGGACTCCCTCAGCGGCGGGATGGCCGGGCTGCAGTGGGTGGTGGACGCGTACACCCTGATGTTCGCGGCCTTGATGCTCTCCGCCGGCGCCATCGCCGACCGCGCGGGAGCCCGCCGCGCCTACGGCTGGGGCGTGGCCCTGTTCACCCTCGCCTCGCTCGGCTGCGCGCTCGCGCCCGGTATCGGCCTGCTGGTCGCCGCACGCGTGGCGCAGGGCGGCGCCGCCGCGGTCGTGATGCCGGCCTCGCTGGCCCTGATCCGGCAGGCCTACGACGACGCCCGGGAGCGCGCCCGCGCCATCGCGCTGTGGACGGTCGGCGGTTCGGTGGCCATGGCCGCGGGCCCGGTGCTGGGCGGGTTGCTCACCGAGTCGGCCGGCTGGCGGGCGGTCTTCCTGCTCAACCTCCCGGTGGGAGCGGTGATCCTCGGCCTGCTGGTCCGCGTGCCACGCTCTGCGCGCCGGCCGGCCGCGCTGGACGGCGGCGGCCAGCTCACCGCCGTACTGGCCCTGGCCGGGCTGGCGTTCACGGTGATCGAAGGCGGGCACCTGGGCTGGACCAGTCTCCCTGTGCTGATCGCCGCCGTGCTCGCCGTCGCCTCCGGGTTCGCCTTCCACGCGGTGGAGTCCCGGCACCGCCAGCCCATGGTCCCCCTGGCGATACTGACCGATCGCCGGGTGGCGGTCCCGCTTGCCGTCGGTTTCGCCGTCAACGCCGCCTTCTACGGCGGGATCTTCCTTCTCGGGCTGTACTACCAGCAGCTGCGGGGAATGTCGGGAACAGCGGCCGGGCTGATGTTCGTCCCGATGTCGGCGGTGGTGACGGCGACCAATCTGCTGTCACCGCGCCTGGCGGAACGGATCGGACGGCGGCCGGTGATCGTCACCGGTCAGCTGGTCTTCACCGTCGCCATGCTGGCCATGCTGCCGTTGGCCGCGCACACCCCGCTCTGGCTGGTGCTGCTTCTGCTGCTGCCGCTGAGCATCGGCGGGGCACTCGCGGTACCCGCGCTGACCGCGCTGCTGATCGACGTCGTCCCGGGCGATCGCGCGGGGACCGCGTCCGGGCTGCTCAACTCCCTCCGCCAGACCGGCGGTGCGCTCGCTGTCGCCCTCTTCGGCGGCCTGCTCTCCGGCCCCGGCGGCGGCTTCTCCCTTCCGGGCATGCGCCTCGGCCTCGTCGCCGTCGCCGCCCTCCTCCTCGTCACCGCCGCTCTCGCCCGTCTCCTCCTGCCCCGCGACTGA
- a CDS encoding DUF397 domain-containing protein, with the protein MDNWRKSSYSGPGDGNECVEIATSPTHIAIRDSKTPTRATLTFPTPAFTTFLEALKKADR; encoded by the coding sequence ATGGACAACTGGCGGAAGTCGTCCTACTCGGGCCCCGGCGACGGGAACGAGTGCGTGGAGATCGCGACCTCACCCACCCACATAGCCATCCGCGACTCCAAAACCCCCACCCGAGCCACCCTCACCTTCCCCACCCCCGCCTTCACCACCTTCCTCGAAGCCCTGAAGAAGGCGGACCGGTAA